A window of the Loxodonta africana isolate mLoxAfr1 chromosome 3, mLoxAfr1.hap2, whole genome shotgun sequence genome harbors these coding sequences:
- the ARHGAP30 gene encoding rho GTPase-activating protein 30 isoform X4: MEPERLVKIVEVLRELPVPNYKTLEFLMRHLVHMASFSSQTNMHARNLAIVWAPNLLRSKDIEASGFNGTAAFMEVRVQSIVVEFILTHVDQLFGGAALSGGEMESGWRSLPGARASNSAEDFMPRSLPYHLPSILQAGDGPPQIRPYHTIIEIAEHKRKGSLKVRKWRSIFNLGRSGHETKRKLLRGGEDREDKSDKGTLRPAKSMDSLSAAAGVSDEPEGLMGPSSPRPGPLLPESLENNSVEAAEGEHEPEAEAPAGTNSEPGTPRAGRSAVRAGGTSRSERCAGVHISDPYNVNLPLHITSILSMPPNIISNVSLARLTRGLECPALQPRPSPASGPSPGPGPGPGPPDKKLEASAAPDSLADSGPVDTAPALEDSLSQEVQDSFSFLEDSSDSEPEWVGVEDGDVAKAGAAGAAFSPGEDDPGMGYLEELLGVEPQVEEFSVEPPLDDLSLDEAQFVLAPSCCSLDFAGPRPEAEEESGEEVFLSAYDDLSPLLEPKPPTWEGLGSLEEEAAGCRRQASGQASGEQACLEVGENKESEPGNRCDMREAEGSPETKVEVGESGEEEVETEGDQDMMASLREGSGEETETKSKSQNEAENMEEAKGVDESGEEQSKDEKERETEREEEAEGGDKAQVEPGKDPEYGAQEHQVAEESWEVVHKQEAEGGREDDIKGQSGDGGQEAREDQGDGEDIRILEAAAGGTAEVSKEWERGDGGAEGDQRAGGDHFEEGSLPEGSGGESLSIDSAKGGNAQSFEEEQAAPQPPLPEEMEPEGQLSPEGCDLCPCPPGLAGGVGMRLASTLVQVQQVRSVPVVPPKPQFAKMPSALCGKIHVAPANPCPRPGRLDGTPGERAWGSRASRSSWRNGGSLSFDAAVALARDRQRTEAQGVRRTQTCTGGGDYSLIPRTTYGSMLPAYSHRPLSCLEHPPEGTEGSESRSRLSLPPRELQPPDPLKPPQRRSYAFETQGNLGKGEEL; this comes from the exons GTCTAAGGACATAGAGGCCTCGGGCTTCAATGGGACAGCAGCCTTCATGGAGGTGCGCGTGCAGTCCATTGTTGTCGAGTTCATCCTTACGCACGTGGACCAGCTCTTCGGGGGTGCTGCCCTTTCTG GTGGTGAAATGGAAAGTGGATGGCGATCACTTCCAGGGGCCCGGGCGTCAAACAGTGCTGAGGACTTTATGCCCCGGTCCCTGCCCTACCACTTGCCTAGTATTCTGCAGGCTGGCGATGGACCCCCACAGATCCGGCCCTACCACACTATCATTGAGATTGCTGAGCACAA GAGGAAGGGGTCTTTGAAGGTCAGGAAATGGAGATCCATCTTCAATCTGGGTCGCTCTGGCCATGAGACAAAGCGTAAACTTCTACGAGGGGGCGAAGACAGGG AGGACAAGTCTGATAAAGGGACACTGCGCCCAGCCAAGAGCATGGACTCACTGAGCGCTGCAGCTGGGGTCAGTGATG AGCCAGAGGGGCTGATGGGGCCCAGCAGTCCCCGGCCAGGCCCGCTGCTTCCTGAGAGCTTGGAGAACAATTCTGTGGAGGCAGCAGAAGGCGAGCATGAGCCTGAGGCAGAGGCACCGGCTGGCACAAACTCCGAGCCAGGCACACCACGAGCTGGGCGGTCAGCAGTTCGGGCTGGTGGCACCAGCCGTTCAGAGCGCTGTGCTGGCGTCCACATCTCAGACCCCTACAACGTCAACCTCCCGCTACATATCACCTCTATCCTCAGCATGCCCCCAAACATCATCTCCAATGTCTCGTTGGCCAGGCTCACCCGTGGCCTTGAGTGCCCAGCCCTACAGCCCCGGCCAAGTCCTGCCTCTGGTCccagccctggccctggccctggccctggccctccAG ATAAGAAGTTGGAGGCAAGTGCAGCTCCTGATTCCTTGGCTGACTCAGGCCCAGTGGACACGGCCCCTGCTCTGGAGGACTCCTTGTCCCAGGAGGTGCAAGATTCCTTCTCCTTCCTAGAGGACTCAAGCGACTCAGAGCCTgagtgggtgggggtggaggatgGGGATGTGGCCAAGGCAGGAGCAGCAGGAGCAGCTTTCTCCCCTGGGGAGGACGACCCTGGGATGGGCTACCTAGAGGAGCTCCTGGGAGTTGAGCCTCAG GTGGAGGAGTTCTCTGTGGAGCCACCCTTGGATGACCTCTCTCTGGATGAGGCGCAGTTTGTCCTAGCTCCCAGCTGCTGTTCCCTGGACTTTGCTGGCCCCAGGCCTGAAGCAGAGGAGGAAAGTGGGGAGGAAGTCTTCCTGAGTGCCTATGACGACCTAAGTCCCCTTCTGGAGCCCAAACCACCGACCTGGGAAGGTCTAGGGAGTCTGGAGGAAGAGGCAGCAGGGTGTAGAAGACAGGCTTCAGGGCAGGCTTCAGGAGAGCAAGCATGCTTGGAAGTTGGGGAGAACAAGGAGTCTGAGCCTGGAAATAGATGCGACATGAGGGAGGCTGAGGGGAGTCCAGAGACCAAAGTAGAGGTTGGAGAGTCAGGTGAGGAAGAAGTGGAGACTGAGGGAGACCAGGATATGATGGCTAGTTTGAGAGAAGGGAGTGGGGAAGAGACAGAGACCAAGTCCAAAAGCCAGAATGAAGCTGAGAATATGGAGGAGGCTAAGGGTGTGGACGAATCAGGAGAAGAGCAGAGTAAAGACGAGAAGGAAAGAGAGACTGAGAGAGAAGAAGAGGCTGAAGGAGGAGACAAGGCCCAGGTAGAACCTGGAAAAGACCCAGAGTATGGGGCCCAGGAACACCAAGTTGCTGAGGAGAGCTGGGAAGTTGTACATAAACAAGAGGCTGAGGGAGGCAGGGAAGATGATATCAAAGGACAGAGTGGGGATGGGGGCCAAGAGGCAAGAGAAGACCAAGGAGATGGTGAAGACATCAGAATCCTAGAAGCAGCAGCTGGAGGAACAGCGGAGGTCAGCAAGGAATGGGAGAGAGGGGATGGAGGGGCTGAGGGAGACCAGAGGGCTGGAGGTGACCATTTTGAAGAAGGCTCTCTCCCTGAAGGGTCAGGTGGAGAGTCCCTGAGCATTGATAGTGCCAAAGGGGGCAATGCCCAGTCCTTTGAGGAGGAACAGGCAGCCCCACAGCCACCTCTGCCAGAGGAGATGGAGCCTGAGGGGCAGCTTAGTCCAGAGGGCTGTGATCTGTGCCCCTGTCCCCCTGGCTTAGCTGGTGGTGTGGGCATGCGCCTGGCTTCCACCCTGGTTCAGGTCCAACAGGTCCGCTCTGTGCCTGTGGTGCCCCCCAAACCACAGTTTGCCAAGATGCCCAGTGCACTGTGTGGCAAGATCCACGTGGCACCTGCAAACCCATGTCCGAGGCCTGGCCGGCTTGATGGGACTCCTGGGGAAAGGGCTTGGGGGTCCCGAGCCTCCCGCTCCTCCTGGAGGAATGGGGGCAGTCTTTCCTTTGATGCTGCTGTGGCTTTGGCCCGGGACCGCCAGaggactgaggctcagggagttcGGCGGACCCAGACCTGTACTGGAGGTGGGGACTACAGCCTCATCCCCAGAACCACCTACGGTAGCATGCTTCCTGCCTATTCTCACCGGCCCCTTAGCTGCCTGGAGCACCCACCTGAAGGCACAGAAGGATCTGAATCCCGGAGTCGGCTTAGTCTGCCCCCCAGAGAACTCCAGCCCCCTGACCCCCTTAAGCCCCCCCAGCGCCGATCGTACGCATTTGAAACACAGGGTAACCTTGGGAAAGGTGAGGAACTGTGA
- the USF1 gene encoding upstream stimulatory factor 1 isoform X2, with the protein MYRVIQVSEGQLDGQTEGTGAISGYPATQSMTQAVIQGAFTSDDAVDAEGTAAETHYTYFPSTAVGDGAGGATSGSTAAVVTTQGSEALLGQATPPGTGQFFVMMSPQEVLQGGSQRSIAPRTHPYSPKSEAPRTTRDEKRRAQHNEVERRRRDKINNWIVQLSKIIPDCSMESTKSGQSKGGILSKACDYIQELRQSNHRLSEELQGLDQLQLDNDVLRQQVEDLKNKNLLLRAQLRHHGVEVVIKNDSN; encoded by the exons ATGTACAGGGTGATCCAGGTGTCTGAGGGGCAGCTGGATGGCCAGACTGAAGGCACTGGAGCCATCAGTGGTTACCCTGCCACCCAATCCATGACCCAG gcggtgATCCAGGGTGCATTCACCAGTGATGATGCAGTTGACGCGGAGGGGACAGCTGCTGAGACACACTATACTTATTTCCCCAGCACTGCAGTGGGAGATGGGGCAGGGGGCGCCACATCGGGAAGTACAGCTGCTGTTGTCACTACCCAGGGCTCAGAGGCACTGCTGGGGCAGGCGACCCCTCCTGGCACTG GTCAGTTCTTTGTGATGATGTCACCACAAGAAGTGTTGCAGGGAGGAAGCCAGCGCTCCATTGCCCCCAGGACCCACCCTTATTCCCC GAAATCAGAAGCTCCCCGGACGACTCGAGATGAGAAACGCAGGGCTCAGCATAATGAAG TGGAGCGCCGCCGCCGAGACAAGATCAACAACTGGATTGTGCAGCTGTCCAAGATCATCCCCGACTGCTCTATGGAGAGTACCAAGTCTGGCCAG agtAAAGGTGGAATTCTATCCAAAGCCTGTGATTATATTCAGGAGCTTCGGCAGAGTAACCACCGGTTGTCCGAAGAACTGCAGGGGCTTGACCAGCTGCAGCTGGACAATGATGTGCTTCGACAGCAG GTGGAAGACCTTAAAAACAAGAATCTGCTGCTACGAGCTCAGTTGCGACACCATGGAGTAGAGGTCGTCATCAAGAATGACAGCAACTAA
- the USF1 gene encoding upstream stimulatory factor 1 isoform X1 — translation MKGQQKTAETEEGTVQIQEGAVATGEDPTSVAIASIQSAATFPDPNVKYVFRTENGGQVMYRVIQVSEGQLDGQTEGTGAISGYPATQSMTQAVIQGAFTSDDAVDAEGTAAETHYTYFPSTAVGDGAGGATSGSTAAVVTTQGSEALLGQATPPGTGQFFVMMSPQEVLQGGSQRSIAPRTHPYSPKSEAPRTTRDEKRRAQHNEVERRRRDKINNWIVQLSKIIPDCSMESTKSGQSKGGILSKACDYIQELRQSNHRLSEELQGLDQLQLDNDVLRQQVEDLKNKNLLLRAQLRHHGVEVVIKNDSN, via the exons ATGAAGGG GCAGCAGAAGACAGCTGAAACGGAAGAGGGGACAGTGCAGATTCAGGAAG GTGCAGTGGCAACTGGGGAGGACCCAACCAGCGTGGCTATTGCCAGCATCCAGTCAGCTGCCACCTTCCCTGACCCCAACGTCAAGTACGTCTTCCGAACTGAGAATGGGGGCCAG GTGATGTACAGGGTGATCCAGGTGTCTGAGGGGCAGCTGGATGGCCAGACTGAAGGCACTGGAGCCATCAGTGGTTACCCTGCCACCCAATCCATGACCCAG gcggtgATCCAGGGTGCATTCACCAGTGATGATGCAGTTGACGCGGAGGGGACAGCTGCTGAGACACACTATACTTATTTCCCCAGCACTGCAGTGGGAGATGGGGCAGGGGGCGCCACATCGGGAAGTACAGCTGCTGTTGTCACTACCCAGGGCTCAGAGGCACTGCTGGGGCAGGCGACCCCTCCTGGCACTG GTCAGTTCTTTGTGATGATGTCACCACAAGAAGTGTTGCAGGGAGGAAGCCAGCGCTCCATTGCCCCCAGGACCCACCCTTATTCCCC GAAATCAGAAGCTCCCCGGACGACTCGAGATGAGAAACGCAGGGCTCAGCATAATGAAG TGGAGCGCCGCCGCCGAGACAAGATCAACAACTGGATTGTGCAGCTGTCCAAGATCATCCCCGACTGCTCTATGGAGAGTACCAAGTCTGGCCAG agtAAAGGTGGAATTCTATCCAAAGCCTGTGATTATATTCAGGAGCTTCGGCAGAGTAACCACCGGTTGTCCGAAGAACTGCAGGGGCTTGACCAGCTGCAGCTGGACAATGATGTGCTTCGACAGCAG GTGGAAGACCTTAAAAACAAGAATCTGCTGCTACGAGCTCAGTTGCGACACCATGGAGTAGAGGTCGTCATCAAGAATGACAGCAACTAA